The sequence below is a genomic window from Uranotaenia lowii strain MFRU-FL chromosome 2, ASM2978415v1, whole genome shotgun sequence.
ttttatctacCGATTTGTACAGTAGCAAGTaagattttctttttcgaacttttcaagtTCCTCATAAAACAGAACGAACATGTTGTGCCGATATCGATTTCTTTTTCATTGTACACTTCTAATTGAAGAGTGAAActtagaaaacatatttttcgcaaaagcaaaagaaagtgttctAGTGTTTCATCTATCGAgcgaattcaaatttaaaaataaacatcgtCTTTCTTAACATGTTTGTGTAAGCTTGAATTAGCTTAATCTCcaatatcttttttaaaaagatagaaaaaaaacttttttttgtacgcgtacatatttttcgattgcttgTTCTATAACGTATACAGAATAGTATCAAGAAATAATTGCCATCAGTGCTATAATTTATTCCGTTTCGCACAATTTCATTTAACAACTAGTTGAAACACTGGaacaattttataattattcGAGAGTTCTGCTATGGATGCATTGTAGTTGAAATGAATacatatcttaaaatcactAAAGATTTTGAACAGTTCtgttacaaaaacaaaaaaaaaacaacatgtaTCTGCGCTAGATCGTTCcacaaaaatctagaaaaaaaataacacgagaGCACAACTTTTCCTCAGTCGTGCGAAATCAAACCATACCAAATAACCAAAACGCATTGTAAAGGATCTTCCTTCAACATAGTAGTTTGCACTTATATGTAGCAGCAGTTGCGTAAGCGGCATGATATAAATAAAGCAAATAAAATAGACACACacacagagagaaaaaaaaacaagtttagcaATAGCTCCTTCTATCGAATGTTACTAAGTAGCACGGAAATCCCGGATGGTTCAATCCTGTTAGAGAGAAAAGCAATAACTGTACTGTACGATCTGTTTGTCTATCATAAgattttctgaagaaaaaaaaaaaaaaattcaatccaatCCAATAAAATTCTACCAACACGTGTATGATCAATAAGCTGAACATTATAGTGACACCGTGTTTCTATACATTGATTTAAAGTTGCTTATTTACGACACGCAAATTCATACggtgaataaaaacaaaaccgaTAGTCAAACGTGTGCGACGAGCGAAAACGTGAATTAAGAAAATATCGTTCTATCTTTTGGGTATGTGAATGAATTTAGTCTAATCCCCATACTAGGAGTTCATAAATAACGAAAAGTGATAATAAAAGATAATacagaataaatttaaacaaaggaGTTCTTTCATTTGGATACCGAAACTGGTTGGTTTACCTGGCTGCGTGATAATCTTAAccaaaaattatctgtttgagaCACACAATATGGGTCATTCGGCAGGACTGTTGACTGCCTGGTAAcactttttgaaacaaagaaatcttcactctctggagccacgatcgTAATAAATCGTATACCCAACGCATTTTTTCGTACCCTCTCTATAGATGGATTATTagtggaatattttttaaatattataaattgtAACATGTTTTacttgtttaaatttgttattcttCATTCAGATGTGCCGAATCTCTTTATAAGCctgttttttcaattaaaaagagCTTAACTTCATATCAAGGTACTGAACTTTCTGAGGAGTTTTTCTAAATAGAAGATTCTCTAAACGTATCGCAGCATcggaaaaatttgtttatcgtgAATTCCGCGTTGTCGGGTATAAGTTcggtttagaatttaaaaacatttaccGTCAGGTCactagaatttttgtttttttttgggattttaaacactggaacttatttttttttttcggcaaatcactctctggagccacgtttTATTCTCCAAGATAAAAAGGCTCTTcgggaattttattgaactttactGCCcttattcgcatatgagtcccatgtgcattttcatcgtttttgagttatcgatGGAAAACGCTTTTTTGTGCTCCAATTTACctataaaacaagtttttgttcgaagtttgttctcaaaatttcgaaaaaaatattacccctgatgtgtcccatgtgaaaaatattcgcatatgagtcccatgatCAAAATTCAGCGCCAGATCTTACAATTGAAGGAAAGAATAGATAGAAACTGAAGTACATCGATAATTTAATgcttaaaacattaatttacataaaaattgaacGTATAGTATCGAAATGATTCCGAAGAAACTTGGTTCTCAGtcacaaaaaacattaataagtaactggtaaccaaaattattttttcgacaaaaatcaaCCGATGAACAACGCTTAATAGATCAGTCTTCGGTCAGGATGGTTCCTTCGTGGGTAATTTCGACGATCTAATGTGTGATCGGGTGGGTCGTACTTGAAGTGTTGTTTCGgtaataaaataacaaacttttttctatatgcacaacaataacaataccactgttttcgtttattacctAGGAAGATGTTCCCGGGAGAAATCTCCTTCTTTGTCTTGAATCCAGCAGACTTTTGGTCGTTGTTATCTACGTATCCGTAACACACATTGAATTAAATGATGAGGATGAGGATGAtaaatttgcataaatttcacaggaatgaaaacaaagttttggaaaaacactGGAAAACACATCCCACTTGGCGAATAAACCTTGATTGAAATCAGTTTGGAATCAATATCTTTCGATAACTTTCTTCTGTCATCATAAAGAAtggtaaacaaatgaaaaaaaatatgttagaaaAGTACTTGCCACTTGCCGATAACTTTAGCACCAGAGACTCATTTGCAAATAATCTCTGTTCGAGGGTTAagaatattcgcatatgagtcacatgagtgttttattgaaatttctccgTTATTATTAGTTAGTATCAGCGCAAAAGTGAACAGAAGGGATTCGATCGCAGTAGCTCGCCCAGTGCAGACGCATTTTTTTCTGCCTGtgtgttttgttgaaatcatTTCAAGATATCAAAAGTGCTGTGTTCCTAACTGCAGTTTTCCACGCGGAGTGATTTCTTCCTGCTGGCTCGGTCGTTAATTGCCGAGGTTCATCAACGGAGCCGGCTGGCACAGGTGTGCAAACGCCAATTTGGTTCGCTGcagcaggtttttttttgccatcacCATCTCCATCAAGGCCATATTCATCTTCGGAAGGCGCCTTCCTGTTCGCCCATCAAATTCGGAATTTGGACATCGTCAGGGCGGTAACTCGGGGGATCCGGTTCTGATTGCCGCACCCGGGTAAACACAGGACGGTCGAGCATTTGATCCGATTGACGTCTCCATCTTGTTCCGACGGAGGACCACGTGGCTGGTGAAAACATCTGTATTAACAAAGTGCAAAAGCTTGTGAGtttcttttattcttttttcactttttcttctcTATTTGTTTCCCTTTATTCGATCATTGTTTGCTtcgtttatattttcaaaacgggGGCACTCGTGTTCTCGTGAGAAAATATGAACGATGGCGGGGAGTTGAATTCCTCAGTTGAGGATGATGAGGATGTCACCTACGAGTATGAGGAGTATTTGGAGGATTCAGGTGATGCTGGTCCGTCAAATGTTTCCCATTCTTCGATGAGTGTTAGTTCTTTGTCAACCACGGTTGAGAGTAGAGCACCCCGACTCCGAACCTACACAGACGGTTCATCTTTTACTGggccttgggtggttttcatccggcccaaaccTAATGGTAAACGTCTTAacgtggtacagatcaccaaagatctggcgaggtggccctccgtGACCAGTATTTCAAAGGTGCGATCAGACAAGTTGCGCGTTGTAGTGGCTGACCGGAAAGGcgcaaatgaaattgttgccagcaaGTTCATTAACCTGGAGTACCATGTTTTTGTTCCGTCTCGAAACGTcgagatcgagggcgtgataACGGAAATGAGCCTGAAGGCAGAGTACGTTAagtccaacggcgttggtaagtttaaaggccttgattcgacttcggtcgaaatcttggattgccgccaacttAAAACTGCCGACGTTGTGaatggagttaaaaagtactcgCCTGCAGCCTCATTTCGCGTAACTTTCgcaggtaccgccctccctcactacgttttGATCGACGGAATgttgaggcttcctgtgcgactctttgtgcctcgcccaatgagtTGCAAAAAGTGCATTAAAATGGGACACACCGAGTCCCATTGTTGTAACAAGGCACGGTGCCCTCGTTGCGCAGGGATTCATGaggaaggagcgtgctcagcaatagaacagaaatgtgtctattgcgggggctcacctcatgatATCTCTGTATGCcaggcatttaagagtcgctgggataaagagaggcgctctttaaaagaacgatccaATCGTTCTTACGCCGCTATTTTAAAAAGCGCTT
It includes:
- the LOC129748240 gene encoding uncharacterized protein LOC129748240, whose amino-acid sequence is MNDGGELNSSVEDDEDVTYEYEEYLEDSGDAGPSNVSHSSMSVSSLSTTVESRAPRLRTYTDGSSFTGPWVVFIRPKPNGKRLNVVQITKDLARWPSVTSISKVRSDKLRVVVADRKGANEIVASKFINLEYHVFVPSRNVEIEGVITEMSLKAEYVKSNGVGKFKGLDSTSVEILDCRQLKTADVVNGVKKYSPAASFRVTFAGTALPHYVLIDGMLRLPVRLFVPRPMSCKKCIKMGHTESHCCNKARCPRCAGIHEEGACSAIEQKCVYCGGSPHDISVCQAFKSRWDKERRSLKERSNRSYAAILKSASPPTQPQLSNIFSVLPVDNEDTTRIAKTVVLI